GGAGATGTGTACAGCCTGCGAATGGGCCAAGTGTGGATGGTGGTGTTAAACAGTTTTGAGGCTCTGAAAGAAGCTCTGATCACGCAGGGAGACAGTGTGACAGACCGGCCAGATCTCCCTCTGCAGGATGACCTATTTCAAAGACGGGGTGAGATAGTTGTTGCACAAACAAAGTTTGTGTATTCTATACTGTCGTCAAGTCTGTTAATTCAGTAAATGAAATGTTACTTTCAATCTCAATTTTGTACAAGAGCTATTTATATGTTACAAAATCCTAAAACGCTAAATGTCCTTTTAAGCTTCACTGAATATTTCAAACTGTGCACTGCCCAACAGATATCATTTTCAATAATGGGAACATATGGAAGCAGCAGAGGCGTTTTGCTCTTTCAACCCTCAAATATTTTGGATTAGGCAAGAAGTCCCTTGAATCTGTCATCCGGGATGAATTTACacactgtgcaaaagtcttcAGCGATTATAAAGGTAAAGAGTTAAGAACgcacactgacacatttataataaaatgtaaatggagTTAATAAAAttatgtgaaaatgtcttttcattgTGGAGGTAAGCCCTTCAATCCCCACCTCACCCTCAACAATGCTGTTTCCAACGTCATCTGCTTGCTGGTTTTTGGTCATCGCTTCGAGTACAGCGATGAGAGGTTTGTGAAACTGATGAAGATGTTTGACGAAGCTCTCCAGATCGAAGGCTCCATTTGGGCACAGGTACCGAATTTTAATGCTACTGATGGATTGTTTTTtgattcactttcatttttgtagACAGGGTTGCACACAGCTCCAGCATCAAAAGATGATTTGTAAATGGGCTATCTGTATTTACCATGAGATGTCACaaatagaaattatttttctgaaatgcttttaaatgtgaTCTTACATGTGGTTGCAATCTGCTCCACTCTGCAGTTCTACAATTCATTTCCTTCCTTAATGAGACGTTTGCCAGGGCCACATCACAAATTCCTGGACATCTTTAATGACACAAAGGAATTTATAGCAGAGGAGGTTGAACAGCATAAACAGAAGTGGGATCCCTCGGACCCAAGAGACTACATCGACTGCTTCCTGAATGAGATAGAGATGGTGACTGACACTAGATGCAGACGTTGCTTATAAAAATGCTCAGTGGTCAATATGAACACATTCTTGTATAGTTAATTATTAATCTTGAATTAATCTGAAATATGTTGCTTTTTTAacacatgtattttaatgtattctAAGAATAAGGGGCAGTCTGACAATACCTTTCATGAGGAAATCCTGGTTTTGTGTGTCTTGGATCTGTTTGTTGCCGGCAGTGAGACCACATCCACCACCCTGCGCTGGGCCTTCCTCTACATGGCAAAGTACCCTGAGATCCAAGGTAATCGCACTGACTAAAGTGATGGTGTTTTGTCCATCCTCAATAAAACGCACAGAAAGAAGTCGGGGGTCATTTTGCTGGTGTAGAAAATCAACACCAGTGTCCTCACAAATGCTGTAATGAATAAATCAACTCTGTTTAATACTGAAATACTGCGCGTACCCTTATGACTGGTTTAAGTGTTTCACTCCTTTTGCACAGAAAAGGTCCAGGCTGAGATAGACAGAGTGATTGGACAGTCTAGACAGCCATCAATGGGGGACCGTGCAAACATGCCCTACACTGATGCTGTCATCCATGAAATCCAGAGGATGGGCAACATAGTTCCTCTCAGTCTGCCTCATATCACGAGCAAGGAACTCCGGCTGGGAGGATACGTAATCCCAAAGGTCATTTTACTGTACTGCCAATACAGTAAAAGAACAATGCTGTTTTTCTATAATATATTGACTTGCATAGTTACTGTGTCATTTGTCTCCAGGGTATTACAATAATTCCCAATTTGGCCTCTGCACTGTTCGATAAGAATGAGTGGGAAACGCCATTCACTTTCAACCCAGGACACTTTCTAAACAAAGAGGGAAAATTTGTGAAGAAAGCTGCTTTCATCCCTTTCTCTGCAGGTGAGGAGCAAAACAGTTACTAGTTTTATTATTGTAGTAACTATTCAGTAACCTGGAGTCTCTACATAAATACACTATTGAGGAGAATAGGGTTTGTTTCTTATATTAAACAGAACAGTTAATTCTTAATAGAGTATCTACTTCTTATGAAGGGCTTCTGAGAATTGCTAAGACATTGTTATTAATTAAGACTTTTAACTGTCACAAAAAGATTAATTCTGACTCAGCATCTTTTCTTGTCAGGTAAACGAGTGTGTCTAGGGGAGAACCTGGCCAGAATGGagcttttcctcttcttcacctgcTTCATGCAGTCCTTTACCTTCTCCATGCCTGCTGGTGTGGAACCAGTCATGGACTATCGTCCTGGCATCACTCTAGCACCACATCCCTATGAAATCTGCATGACTGTACGCTAATAGTAGCTCTGACATGGGATCACAGAATTATTAATGAGAGCTAGCGGAGCTGTGGCTCTTTTAATGGAGTGATACAGCTTCACTCTAGAGGATCCCATCATGTCTATTTCAGAAATCTGATGACCTGTCCTGTAGGTTACTCTGGCCGAACTCCCGGAAGCCCCATGATGAATACCTAATAAACTTATGGTTTTAGTCTTCATTTATGAATAATGTCTTCATCAACATACTACATGAATGATAACTGTGACATAAAAAACGACTGTGACACTTGAAGAAAAACGTAGGCATGCTTTAATGCATGACAGTATTTCTGAGTATATTAACTACTGAGATTCAACATATTTACTGAAGACTGTGAATTGACTATAAAAGTGATTAATGGATAACAGGGTTGACAGCTGAACTAATGGATAAATCACAAGGAATAATCCTATCCTGGGTGTTGTTAGCCTGCTCTGGTCCAGGCTAGCTTCAAAGTATAATAACTTCATTCAGCTTAATCTAACCTGTTTTAATGTGTGCCGTGAGATTGGAAAATCATTGTTTTGTTACACCGAATAAATCTCCATGGTTGACTGGGCTTAATGTAATCTGCTTTTATACAACCAAGTCAAGTTCAGCCAGGATAGTGGAAAAATCCCTTCATCGTTTATCTTGGTGTTGTGTAATACCCCTCTGTTTTGCCCAGTTATTGGCCTAACCTGTTACCTGCTTGGCTGTGGACTTGAATCTGTTTGCTTGATTTGTTTGCCTGTCTGGTTCTTTAGATCAGCTAACTCAATATATCTGTAAACCTGCCTCTACACCCTTTTTGGACTGTGTGCACCCCCTTGTTTTTAGACAATTTTATATTTACGGAACCGTTGACCCAGCACATTGTGTCCATGACCCTGTGTTTTTTCACTAGTGGGCAACACTGTCTCTCTCGACTATGACAAATGATGAAGATATGACAAAGGTAGGGTTTAGATAAGGAATTTACCATTAGAAatcatttataatattattttatatattatcatatatCATCTTACTAGATTGTTGCAGATGCATCCATGTATAGGCTAAGTAGTATTTATTTACTACTATGACGTAGTAGCACCGAAATGTAACAAGTATACCTGGCAGGTTTACAACAACAATTTCTCCAAAGACATCAATCAAGAATGccattgtattattatttatattgtaaataGCTAGACTAATAATATAAAGTGGAAATACTAAGTAGACCTTGTCTATAGCAGGACTTGACTACGCAACATAACTGCACAcctaaagtttgccaaagagcacattgacactccacagccgcaaaatgttttgtggcctgatgaaactatttggaaagaacacacagcactgattctggcataaaaagggcactacgtcatcccaactgtaaagtatggtggaggaaacatcatgatttgggcctgttttGCTGAATCagagcctggccagcttgcagtgattgggcGGAAGATAGATTCCCAGGTGTATCCAAGTGTACACAAACAGTTGTCTGTGTGACTGACAAACCTTTTAATCCCCACCTCATCATCGACAAGCTGACTCCAACATTATCTACTCCCTTTTTTTTGGTCATCACTTGAAGTACGGTGCTGACAAGTTTGTGAAGCTGATGAAACCCTCTTCAAATGGAGCTAAATTGAAGCCTCCATTTGGGCCCAGTCACTGTATTTTAAAGCcattaatgaaaatgtcataCTCTGTGGTGCTCTAGTGCAAGCCATTCATACAGTAGATTCACAGTCATTCATCGATCCGTCGACAACTGTAAGTATTGATTTTGTGAATTGACGTTCACTCTGCTAATAATATTCCctctcttttcatttgtattgGCAGCTGTACAACACATTTCCCAGGCTGATGAGGCAATCACCGGGGCCACACCACACTCTTCAAAAGATTTTTGGTGAGACATTAGAGTttttgaaaacagaaatcaataaGCACAAAGAAGAATGGGACCCCTCTGAGTTTCTTGAAAGAGTTTGAAAGTGGACTACAAGGAAAGTAAATAGGCATCTACTTGAGAATCAGTGTGTTGATTACTTTTTCCATCAAATACTTGATATGAAtatttgttgcttttctgtCGTATGTGGCTGATAGTTATATATCAGATAGacagattttcatttaaaattaacatCAAATTTAAGTTGGAGCTCATGCTGAAACCCCATTTTGGGATTACGCTCTCACCCCTACTACTGAAATCTGTGCCACCTGGTGTGAAGTGTGACGATCTTCCTCAAACGTACACTTTCCAGGTTCTTACACTAATTATTATCATGAAGATCTTAACTTAATTAAAGATGAATTAAGTGAAGTGCCATGGTTCTGTTTGCAGTCTGCATatcttaaagctgcaataataaCTAAGTCGGCCACTTGGGGACAGAAGACATCCACAACAACTGGGCCACATTTTTCTGTCCAAGCCCAACCCTGAGAGTGTGGCGGTGGAATCGAAAGCAAATCCGATGCAGCTTAGTTGAACAGTGTTtcttctgaaagaaaaaaaacatagtacAAGTACTTTAACAGGTCCCTGCTTTTGCCACTAGCAACTTTATTGCCACTTACAATACAAAAAGTGACATTAAGTAGTTTGTGATCCATTAAAACAATTATAGAAGTTGAACATCAGCATGTCCATTAACTATCAGTTTAAGTAATAGTAAAAACATCAAtgattttatgtaaatgtttttgtttgcgGAGGGCAATTTGTACTTTCTTGATGTTTGTCAGAATGTTCTTATTAACATCAATGAACGTGTTTATTTTAGACTAGcaaaagatgatgatgatgctgtcaAGAAAATGTGTTAGTTCTGCCATATGTTCGGTGTAAAAATCAGATACTGTTCATCACTGAGAGGTGCCATTAATGCCATGTTGTCTGCATACTTCAACATTTCTATTACTGCACATTCACTGATTCAAATTTAacatcatttaacatttacagtataatgaaaTGCTGTCTGGAGAGTTTCTAAATTTAAGACAAGACTATAAACCCTTTCACCCTGATTCTCTGGGGTCGGTTATAATATAAAGAAGTCCTTTATACACAATAATATGAAAAGTCCATAAAACAAATCTCTTGGTTTGTCTAAATGTTTAGTCTGTTTAAACTCTTCGACTGTCCATTATCCATGCATCTGCTGAAAATGCATGAAGTTTACTGGTAAATGTGTCAGAGTCAAAGCATCGAATGCAGACCTTCATGCCTGATCTAGGGGAGACAAAGGGAGAGTTTTCATTAGTGAATAAAACCATGTTTGTATATTAAACCCTGAAGAAGTACATCTGTCATGTTTACATCTGAATGTAAAGAATTCATACATGACTTGTGGAGACTCTTTAcctgtacagtatattgcaaattaacattttacatgaaCCTGCCAGTTGTCTGCTGGAAAAGAGAGTTGATACCAGTACAGTGAAAGGAACATGATCATCATACGCTGCAGCAGTGTCagttcaaactaaaacaaattaataaaagtaGACAAAATACTGCCACGTGTGAACTGTTTAGTGGCACGCAACATAATTCTAGTCTACCCTCAAAAACAAGAGTGCTTGTGTggcattttatgtttatttggaGTAACTATGATGTTTCACTGACAGTGATATTTGATTAGACATTGACAAGAGAtgaatgtaaaaatgattttcaatACTGACACTGTTTGGTAAAAGGACTAAGACTACTTTAAGCTGCCATATACATCTTATATACTAAAGGACATTTTCATGAACTgtaaacaatattttatatattttatgactGAAATAAATTGTCAAAGTACAGCACAGGCCAAATAAAAACTCATTATGGTGCAATCACACCCCTTTTATTTCCATCTTCATGTTTGACATAAGGGTGGCACTGTCCTCAAAGAAGCACCTTAGCAATGATTCAGTTtatgtaatttaacattttacagattgtctcattttacttttgtttgtgatgtttcCTAATGAAAAAGAGGTTCCAGACAGTCTTGCTTATCAGGCCCTTCTCTCCGGACACTGGATTTTGTAGCCCACTCTGTAGGCTTGCAGGTACACACGTGCCTGGTTTATCCTGGAAACACAACCACCCAGCAGAAAAAAGCCTTGTCAAAGTGTTTCTACTGACACTGTGATCTAATTGAACCTTTTTAACGTGTGAGAATTATGATCCAGAAATATTACTGTAACACACATATTGCATTTACTTGTTTGGATTTAGATCTAATGAACATAGTAAGAATACTGACAACCTGTATTTAGTGCAAAGCTGAACTCCGAGGGGTCCACAGCGGTCGACATAACTCTCTCTAAATGCCTTTCTCACTGCTCGAGCCATACTGACCACCGTGGTGACCACAGGGCACGTCCtagaaaacaatcaaacacatacacaagaaTCAGacacagtattttacatttacatcattaCACAACAGCTATGAATCTGTATTTAATTCAAGTTTGCAATGCCAGTATTTTCCTTCGTCTTCTGTACTCAGACAAACTTACAGTTTTTCACAGCGCAGGCCAGCAGTGCCCTCTGGACAGGTACAGGTGTTGTGAGGACTGCAGGTGGCTCCGTGTTGGCAGGGTGGAACACAGGGGGTGGTCACCgctgcagacacagcacacagcaaGAGTCTTAGTCCAAAGTGACGGCACGCACAGAGAtgttcactcacacacacagacacacagactaACCTGTTTCACATAGATTTCCAGTAAATCCTTTGACACAGCGGCACCTGTTgagacccacacacactccaccgTTCAGACATGGTTTCTGACACTGAACAGGctctgagagagacagagaagagtaACCTCAACTAATTTTGGCATCATTTGCAAAGCATCttttactgtgctgtatttCAGGAGGGAAAGCTGGGTGGATATTACTTGGCTTGGCACTTTAGTATGACTTAGTATGACTTAGTATGAAAAGCATAGACATGGACCAGAAGAGATATTTGACTAACTGAAAAGAATAAAGCATGCCGCCCTGCACATGTTTGTAGATAACATGAACTTGGGCATAACTTAATAGCGTAGTTtaattgttgtttgtctttctccctttttaagtcttaaaaaaaactgtgtattAACTGAATAATTTGGTATTGAATTTTCACTACACTGTAAACAGTAGTGTTCATCATTTATTACATATAATACATTTCTTATATGAATATAATCTTATAAAGCTTTTAAATCCAGCAAAAGATCAATACACATAAACCTCAGCTCTGGACTGTGCATACTCTAAATTAGCACTAAAAaaactgctgtttaaaaaaaaaaaaagttttaaaacatcCATCACCACGAGGTCAACTAAAAGATGActacttcaaaataaagttcacTTTCATAAAAGCCTACAAAAACAGGAACGTTTCACATCTGGAACAAGATATTTTCTGGCAATTTACGTTGAAACCCACATAAATTATTAGTAAATTAtcttctttattgttttatctcCAATAGTGGTTCTTCATAATAACAGCTGTGGGCACATCAACCGAGGGAATATATTTCCAACATATGTCTTCACAGCattctaagaaaaaaaaaaacaattagaaaaaaaaatagaatatcTAATAATCTAGTTGtggaaataattattttttctcatCCAGTGCTAATCCCCTGTCAATCTTGTGCTAATCCTCTTGGCTGGGTGTCAATGCCCAGATTGGAATCACTGCCTTAGTGGATGATTGTCATGTACATTTTAACCATGTGACTGTTTTTACTTCTTTAGTTTTCCATCTGCAAGCCAAGAACAAATTTCGGCACcttttcacagtgaaacatgtATAAGATGCTTAGTCAAACTTTGTATCAATGAGCAGGGACAAATGATGTAATCTCACCTATCTGGCAGCGTGCTCCTTGCCATCCACCAACACATGTACATTTGTTGACATCCACGCATCTTCCTCCATTTTGACAGGCAGGAGTGCACAAAGCTACAAAACACATTCAGAGGCAGAGTCAGGACAATCACGCTTGGAAGTACGTCTCCGGGTTTTTAGATTGCCCAgttgctttttctgtttgcattgcTGCAAACAAGCCCAGAGGCAGGGAAGTAGACACGACAGCCATGTGCCTATCCCCCAGAACACGCTGCATGAACATTTTAACAGATGCAAGGTGTGTTGGTGGCTTTGTTACTCACGCAAGAGGCACTGGGACCCCGCGTAATCAGAGGGACACTGGCAGGTATCAGGCCCCACACAGCGACCACCGTTAGCACAGGGCaactcacacacagctgagacaaaggaaaagagagatgaaaaaagtaaaagttaaatgGAGATGAAAATAGTTAAAGAAAATTCAAAGTGAGACAAGGTTTATCACAGAAACAGATTCTCATTATGAAGACAGTAAACTAAATTAGATAGATTCATGGCATAAGGACAATGTAAACCACAAAGCACCTCAGCTGAGGTATGAGTTGGTGAACATACAATAGGACCCCTAGCACAGTCTGCTTGGTATCCGTAATATAACAAATACACCCCTGTGTAGACACTGGGGCAGTCTTCATTAACCTTTATGAGACAGGTGATTTACCTGTGTGGCAGCCAGCTCCGGTCCAGCCAGGAGGACATAAACACTTGTTCCAGCGCATACACGTCCCTCCATGGGCACAGGGTGGGGAGCACAAGGCTGAAATCACACACCAACATGTCCTTGATTCAATATCATTCATCCTTTTCTCAGAAGAATGTTTTGTTATGCATTCACACCAATATACTGACACCCAGTCAGGGTCCTATAATCACCATCTTCATCTTTCAGTTTCAATATGACACTCAACAACGCAaatgaaacacatgcagacacaaatgaaatctgtgggttttattttgcaatgaaacaaacactggtACATGGCTTCCCTAAATCTTTCACAACTCATACTTTGTCTGCATATTTTTATACTCTGTCAATATTTACTATGTGAATATCACGTTTAATACTAAATCAGTAGATTAGGATCTCGTCTTTTTGCTCATTGCATACCAGAGTGTACAACTGAAATCTCTCTGCACCCGATAACAGATAAGCTAGAGTTTCTTAACTGTTACTAATAGCCTTGCCTTGTCTTGATTTTTCTCTGGGCCATGATAATAtttccatccctccatcctgtGATGATGCTTCTGATATACGATAATACTTAAAGCAGCAATGGCTCTAATGCTGTGCAGTTACACTGCAGAGAAGTATTAATTAGTTCTTTGTTTGGTTAATGACAAATATAACCATGAAAATAACAGCTCATTCATTTGTACCTGAGCAGCCAAGACCGGGGTAGCCCGGAGGACAGTCACAGCTGTTTggggccacacacacaccatagtTCTGACACGGGGGCTCGCAAACAGCTGGAAAGGCAGAAAAGTTAATAAACCAAATTCTTATATTTTAACCCTTCAAGAAAAACCCAATGAAGCAGGTCTGTTGTCTAATACTGTGGTTTGAGATTTACGAgctatgtaaaatgtattttatttcactcaCGCTGGCATTTGGTGAGGTCATCTGTTC
This genomic window from Anabas testudineus chromosome 4, fAnaTes1.2, whole genome shotgun sequence contains:
- the LOC113152753 gene encoding cytochrome P450 2J2-like, whose product is MDSFFSFLGSYIAWDVKSLLLFMIVFILSADYIKNRRPVCFPPGPWAVPILGNMFTVNHNRVHESLIQLGARYGDVYSLRMGQVWMVVLNSFEALKEALITQGDSVTDRPDLPLQDDLFQRRDIIFNNGNIWKQQRRFALSTLKYFGLGKKSLESVIRDEFTHCAKVFSDYKGKPFNPHLTLNNAVSNVICLLVFGHRFEYSDERFVKLMKMFDEALQIEGSIWAQFYNSFPSLMRRLPGPHHKFLDIFNDTKEFIAEEVEQHKQKWDPSDPRDYIDCFLNEIEMNKGQSDNTFHEEILVLCVLDLFVAGSETTSTTLRWAFLYMAKYPEIQEKVQAEIDRVIGQSRQPSMGDRANMPYTDAVIHEIQRMGNIVPLSLPHITSKELRLGGYVIPKGITIIPNLASALFDKNEWETPFTFNPGHFLNKEGKFVKKAAFIPFSAGKRVCLGENLARMELFLFFTCFMQSFTFSMPAGVEPVMDYRPGITLAPHPYEICMTVR